The stretch of DNA AGAGATGATGTTGGAGTGTTGGAGtagtgggagagacagaaaagGGACCACCCCAAACAGGAGAGGGACGATAACCTTGAAGTATGGagcaaaccattttttttcttttttgagacaaagtcccgctctgtcacccaggatgaagtgcagtggcacgatctctgctcactgcaacctctgcttcccgggttaaagtgattctcctgcctcagcctcctgagcagctggaattacaggtgcgtgccaccatgcctggctaatttttgtgttttttagtagagacgggttttcgccatgttggccaggctggtctccaactcctgacctcaagtgatcctcctaccttggcctcccaaagtgctgggattacaggcgtgagccaccatgcctggctgagcaAATCATCTTAAAGAGGAAAAGCAGAGACAGGGAGGGGGAGATGTGGATGAGCAAAATGAaagggaggccaggcacggtggttcacgcctgtaatcccaacactttgggaggttgagatgggaggatcgcttaagcccaggagtttgagatcagccaggaCAACAAaaagagatcccatctctacagaaaaaaaaaaagaaagaaaaaaattagttgtgcatggtggcacatgcctgtagtcccagccacttgggaggctgagacaggaggatcacttgagcttggcagatcgaggctgcagtaagctaagtgcacaccactgcactccagcctgggtgacagagggaaacctgtctcagaaaataaaatggaagagagAAGATGGGCATGAGTTAAATGAAAGAGACCACCCCAGACCTGAAAAAGAATGGAGGAGAAAGGGAGCAATGGAAGAGACCAATGGGGAACAGGGATGTTTATACAAAGCTGAAAGAGACTTTTAGTCACAGGAGGAGAGAAGGTGAGGCCTGGTGAGGGAATGAAGGTGACTTCGGGTGCAGGGAGAAACCACTGGTCGGGAGGGGCTGTGAAAGGAAAGTGAGATAGAAGATCACCCAGCCAGCGTTAGTGGGTTAGGGAACGACCTGAAAGGCTTGAAGAGACCTCCCCATCCCGACATAGAAGAGGAAACGCAccctggggaagggaggagagggagctgGGGGACCCCTTGATGGGGTAAAGGGGGAACCAGTGAATTGGGTAGGAAGAGACCACCAcatggtggggagggggaaggccGGGGAGGCTGGAAGAACCCACCTTAACATAGACCTGAAAATAGCTAAGAGGGGCAGCAAGAGACCCTCGATGGGAGGTCTGAGGAGTGACCATGGCAGGATCTGAGAGAGGAGGATGCCTGTTGCTGGGACTGGGGTTCATTGGAAGAGACTACGGGGTGGGCGGGGGTTGGTGGGGAGTTGTGGAGGCTGGAAGAGACCATTTCATGAAGGCATGGGGGTGGCCATAGGCGGCCTGAAATAGAGCAATCCTGGCAGGACAGGGAGAGATGGGTGGCCGTGGGTGGGGTCGGGTGGAAGGGACCACATCCGGCAGGCTGAGGTTGGCAATGGGGAGCTGGAAGAGACCACCAAAGGGCGACTAGGGGCTCTGGCAGCAGGAGGGAGGGCTACCTAAGAAACCACTCCAGGCCATGCATCAGACAGATTAGGCCGCATGGCTCTAGGGGGCTTGaaagagaccaccctggccaggcAGGCGcaatggctcctgcctgtaatcccagcactttgtgaggcccaggcaggcggatcacctgaggtcaggagttcgagactagcctggccaacatggtgaaaccctgtctctactaaaaatacaaaaaaatagctgggcatggtggcggtcgcctgtgatcgcagctactcgggaggtggaggttgcagtgagtgagatcgctccattgcactccagcctgggtgactccgtctaaaaaaagaaagaaaaacaaaaaagagaccaCCCCAGGAAGTTGTGGGGTTGGGGAGGCCTAGGGTTAGGCGAGACCTTGAGGCAGGGGTTGAGGCCAGGGAGTGGTCAGCCAGCACCATACCGCCTGTCCCCATCCCACAGAGGGCAAGGAGTGGGTGCACACCTACAAGGGTTGCATCAGGTCCCAGGACTGCTACTCCGGCGTTGTATCcaccaccatgggccccaaggacTACATGGTAACCAGATCCTTCTGCTGCCAGAGCGACGGCTGCAACAGTGCCTTTTTGTCTGGTAAGAGCccgtggtgtgtggtgtgtgctctGGCTCTCCACTGACCTTTGCTGTAGCCACTTGCCggctctgagcctgtttccttacctgtaaaatgcaGTGTCTGTTAGCAACCGTGGTGTTCCCCGGGTTGTTGGGAGGTTGGGGGGACAGTTTAAACATCCCTAATTCACCTTACACTTCATCCTCATCTTCAGTTCCCTTGACCGATCGTACTGAGAATGGCCTGATGTGCCCTGCCTGCACTGCAACCTTCAGGGACAAATGCATGGGGCCCATGGCCCGCTGTACTGGTCAGGAAAACCACTGCGTCTCCTTATCTGGACACGTGCAGGCTGGTGAGTGGTGCCTGGATCTCTCCAGAAGGAAACAGAACTAGAGGCCCAAACTTCTAGGTTCCATGGGAGGAGAGGGTTCCAGAGAAGTGGGTGAGGATGTGTTCTGGGATTATGAGGAAGAAGGGGCTGAGGTCCCTGATTCCAGTCTGAAATCTCCCTTTCAGGTATCTTCAAACCCAGATTTGCCATGCGGGGCTGTGCTACAGAGAGTATGTGCTTCGCCAAGCCTGGTGCTGAACTGCCCACAGGCACCCATGTCCTCTTCCTCCACCATACAGAGTGCACTCACTCCCCCTGGAAAGCTATCTGAACCGAGGAAGATATACGTGGTGTGAAGTCCCCATTTGTCCTCAGCCTGTAACTCCCCGTGTGCCTATAAAGAAGTTAATAGAGTGAGCCTGAGTCCTTGTGATGTGATGTATCTTGAGGAGATAGAATGCAGGAAATAGGGGGTCTCAATCCTCATTTTAAATCCCCTCCTTTTGAGGGAGAGAGAAGgccctgccttctttctttcttttttttttcagacagggtcttactctgtcacccaggctgtagttcagTGGTACATTCaaagctcactgcggcctcaacctcctgggctcaagtgattctcccacctcagcctccctagtagctgggactacaggcatgcaccaccatgcccggtgattctcccacctcagtctccctagtagctgggactacaagcgtgcaccaccacgccctgctaattttttattttttgtagcaacagggtttcactacgtttcccaggctggtcttgaactcctgggctcaagcgatccttggcctcccaaagtgctgggaggacaaggtgtgagtcaccatacctggcggCCCTGCCTTTTATGAAGGAATTACTCTTTGCCAGGTCCCTGTGCTGTGTTTTCCATGCTATACCTCATTTCATGATCATAACAACTCTGTGAGGTtgatattattatccccactctACAGATGAACAAACTGAGGCATAGATTGTGGGTGTCATTTGCCTTCGGTCAAACAACTAGGGAGGATCAGAACCttgatttgaacccaagtctggTATACTTCAGAGTCCATGATTATCTCTCTCAATTAACTGCTTCCTCTTTTTGCCTCAATGTTCATGTCTGCAAAATGTGATATTAATAGTTATAACCTCAAGGTTGTTGTAAGAGTCAAatgaaagacaatttaaaaagtgCCTAGTGCAATGCCTAGCACCTTTAAGACCATGTGGATTCTAAAGACAATGTATGCCTGAGTAAACAGTAATCATCATAATAGCTGCCACTTACTGAGTGGCCATTAGTTGACAGGTGCTAAACATTGACATCAATTGGGACAGACTAGATGATGTTACAGTAACAAAACAAGTCCCTGATctcagtggtttaaaacaacaaagttgTATTAACTAACACTGTAGTAATGCTGTATAACAAATCATCCTAAAActgagacttctttttttttttttttgagaagagtatctcactctgtctcccaggctggagtgcagtgaaaccATCAccgtttactgcagcctcaacctcatgggctcaatggatcctccccactcagcctccctagtagcagcgactataggcatgtgccaccacgcccagctatttcctgtatttttttttttttttttctgtagagacagggtttctccatgttacccaggctggtctcagactcctgggttcaagtgatccacccacctaggcctcccaacaTGAAAACTGAGACTTACACCAACAAGCATTCTTCTAAGGGTTTGTGGGATGGCTGCTTTGGTTCCAGTTTGGGAGGATTCAGGTCACTTCCATGAGATTCCACAATTTTCTGGGATCAGCAGCTCCCTGGCAAATGTTCTTATGGCACATCACGGGAGCACAAAAGCCAAGGGCATTTAAGGCTCTTGCTAAGGTTAGGTCTGCTAATATTCCATTAAGTAAATCAAATGGTCAAACCCATCAGCGGAGCGGGGCAATATACTCCCCTCCAGTGGAAGGGAGAGGAGTGGATATTTGCTGAATGACTGCCCATTCTCAAAAGGTTAACTTTTCCTTCACCCTAGCACTATCCAGAGGGTGTTCTGCTCATCATAGTCATAAATCAGCCACTGgcagggcgtgatggctcacgcctgtcatcccagcactttgggaggccgaggcaggaggaccacttgagcccaggagtttgagacccatctgggcaacatggcgaaaccctgtctctacaaaaatacaaaaaaaaaaaaaaaaaaaaaaaaagccaggcatggtggtgcacccctgtagtcccagctacctgggaggctgaggcgggaggattgcttgaatctgggaggtggaggctgcagtgagctgagatcttgccactgcactccagcctggatgacagagaccctgtcttaaataaatacataaagcatcCACCAACTTGAACGTGGCCAATTTCTGTGTCACGGGAAGTCTACCATGGGTAATCACACGCTGTGACCCAGAAGTGACTTAATACAAGTCACTGGATGGAGCTAGTCACATGGCCCACCTAGCCACATGGGGACCAGGAAGTGAGATCCTGCCCCAAGGTCAGAAGGCAGAGAACTGGACATGTTTCATTAATAGCACAAATGACCATCATGACCCCTCAGaagctgtttttcattttattttcactacTGTATGTGATAGGCACTATTATTCGCATCCCTGTTTTCAGGAGACATCGGAGGCTCAGAGGGCTGTCACATTGGAGGTCCCACAGCTAAAAAGTGGCCGAGTTTAAGATTTTAATCACTGAGTCATGTTGTTGGGGAGAAAGAGaccacatcacacacacagagaacaaaTCTGTATTAATTGCTTTTGCTAcataacaaaccactccaaaattTAGTGGTTTAGAACAATCACCTATTTAGTTGATGATTCTCTGGGTTGCTACTTGGTCTGGGATCAGCTGGGCAGTTGTTTTGCTGGTCTCAGCTGGGTTCAGCTGCCTATCAGCCAGGGAGCTCTGTTTCAGAGGTTGGTTGGCTATGGGTGGTGGGGATCAAGGATGACTGGGCCAtgtgtctcttttctctttattaccCAGCAGGTTAGTCcaggtcttttctttttctttccttctttttatttttttagacattgtcttgctctgtcacccaggctggagtgcagtggagccatcgtAGCTCACTTCAGGCTCgactgggctcaaacaatctgcttgcctcagcctcccccatgtagctgggacacaggcgcataccaccacatctggctaattttgttgtagttgcttttttgtagagatgggggtcttgccatgttgcccaggctggtctcgatctcctgggatCATGAAATTCTTCCCtttgcctccctaagtgctaggattatgggtataagccaccatgctcagccagccAGGGGTTTGGATGTGGCAGTGGTGGTAGGGGTACCAAGGGGAGCAAAAGAGGAAGTCCCAGTGcataagcacttttttttttttttttgagatgaagtctcagctcactgcaacctccaccttccaggttcaagctattccctgcctcagcctcccgagcagctgggactacaggtgtgcaccaccacacccggctaattttttgcatttttagtagagacagggtttcactgtgttagccaggatggtcttgatctcctgaccttgtgatccacccgccttggcctcccaaagtgctgggattacaggtgtgagccaccgcacccggctacaTAGGTACTTTTCAAGCCTCTGCTTGAATCATGTTTGCTATTGTTCTAGTGGCTGAAGCAAACCACATAGTCAAGTCTAGAAGGAGAGCAACAATCCAAGGGCATGGCTACAGAAAGGCTGGCCCAATTGGGGTCATTAATGGGTACAGCTGGCTCCAGAGCTCAGGCGCTTTACCATCATAAGCTTCCAATGTTTAAACAGTAAGTCTGCCTGCACTCCTTCCAAGGTGGCAAAACTCAGATACTGATAAATTCTCTTGATCACAGCCCAGTCTTTTCCCAACAGATTCCCCACCATCCCTCCTATGCCCAGATGCTGGAGTCTAGGTTTCCAGCCCAGTCAAAATCTCAAGGATCTTTCTTCTCCCTCAAACTCCAAAAGAACAGACACGCAATAGgattctattcatttttattcattcctcCAAAGAGCACCATAGGCCAACCACACCCTTGATGTGTCCTTCATGGTTCCCCACTGCAGTGGACACAAATCCCTCCATCATTATTCAGGAATGTATGGAACTCTGCTGTGGTGATGAGGTTGTCTCGTCCACTCACCCGTTTTCCATGCCTGTTCTGCTTCTGATGGCAATGCCAAAATTCATCATACATTTCCTTGAATTCCTGCCTCCAAGGGTCTTCCAGCCCTGTGGTGCCATGCAGACACACTCCAATGGTGGCCAGTGATCTGTCTACAAGGGAGTCTTAGTCTTTTCTCCTTGGATGCTCCCAGAGACAGATGCCTATCAACAACCTTATGCCTTCACAAAGACTAAAATTCAATCCCATCGAAAGTCATGATTTAAAAGGCGACCACCCCCAAAATAAGTCATAATACTCAAGCATGTCAATATATACAACGATGTAAACACAACCAATCTACAACTATATCAACACAACCAGCACTCCTCTAtgggcacagacacacacacaaaattgtcTTGCTTTCTCAGATATGATCTCTGGCATGACTCCTGCTGGCATGAGGGCAGAGGAAATTGAGAGCAGCAAAGCATATAGCAGTGATGTCAGAGGGGACCAAATCAGAGACAGAGTCAAAGTGGCAGAAAAATGAGAAGCACACTCCAAGCAAAGGCATGGGGGTGAGACAAAGGCGCCCGGACTGGAGCCATCTTGGTGCTGCCCAGGGGTGGGTGGCACTCATGTTTGAGCGCCCTGTGTTGGCTTTTTAGGAAAGGATGCActgttatgtgtgtgtatgcatgttgtatgcatgcatatacatacacacgcTGAATTCTCACCATAACCATGTGAGGTAGATGCCATTTgtggagtgacttgcccaagtcaGTAGAAGGACTATCTGCCCCTAGAGCTAGATTGATAGAATTTTCTATGTTGATGGAAGTATTCTGTACCTGCACTGTCCAATACTgtagccactaaccacatgtggctactcAGTATTAATGTTGCACTACTGCCAACGAAACatagaattttaagttttatttactCTTAATTGAACagctgaggccaggtgtggtcacccatgcctgtaataccagcactttggaaggctgaggtgggaggatcacttgaggccaggggttcaaaaccagattggtggcgggcgtggtggcttacgtatgtaatcctagcacttcaggaggctgaggtgggtggatcgactgaggtcaggagttcaagatgagcatggccaaagtggtgaaatcccatctctaagaaaaatgtcaaaattagccaggcatggtggcacacacctgtagtcccagctactcaggaggctgatgcaagagaatcagttgaacctgggaggcagaggttgcagtgagccaaggtcatgcccactgcactccagcctgggtgacaaagtgagactctgtctcaaaacaaaacaaaacaaacaaaacaaaacaaaaacacccaccAGCTTGGTCAACGTAACAAGACTcgcatctctacttaaaaaacattgatatttggccaggcgcagtggctcacacctgtaatcccagcactttgggaggccgaggtggacggatcacaaggtcaggagatcaagaccatcctggctaacacagtgaaaccccgtctctattaaaaaatacaaaaaattagccgggcgtggtggcgggcgcctatagtcccagctactcgggaggctgaggcaggagaatggcgtgaacccgggaggcggagcttgcagtgagccgagatcgcaccactgcactccagcctgggcgacagagcaagacttcatctcaaaaaaaaaaaaaaaaaaaattgacacccATCTCAGTTTTTGGAAAACTATTATATAATTGGAACAACTTGGATATGTGAATCTACTTCTCCAACTATGAATTTTATGAAATtgatggtggcatgtgcctgtaattccagctactcagcaggctgaggcaagagaatcacttgaacctgggaggcggaggctgcagtgagccgagatattgccactgcactccagcctgggtgacacagtgaagctccatctgaaaaaaaaaaaaaaggaaagaaaagaaaagaaaacttaaaatgacATATGTGGCTTGC from Rhinopithecus roxellana isolate Shanxi Qingling chromosome 12, ASM756505v1, whole genome shotgun sequence encodes:
- the PINLYP gene encoding phospholipase A2 inhibitor and Ly6/PLAUR domain-containing protein isoform X2; this translates as MGPKDYMVTRSFCCQSDGCNSAFLSVPLTDRTENGLMCPACTATFRDKCMGPMARCTGQENHCVSLSGHVQAGIFKPRFAMRGCATESMCFAKPGAELPTGTHVLFLHHTECTHSPWKAI
- the PINLYP gene encoding phospholipase A2 inhibitor and Ly6/PLAUR domain-containing protein isoform X1, giving the protein MWVRTRPSSASYKSWGPGTADTHTMRPSRRQGTLLLDFVLLCTLLGLGCPLRCEICKAPGSRCHGQIRTCSSDKDTCMLLVGKATSKGKEWVHTYKGCIRSQDCYSGVVSTTMGPKDYMVTRSFCCQSDGCNSAFLSVPLTDRTENGLMCPACTATFRDKCMGPMARCTGQENHCVSLSGHVQAGIFKPRFAMRGCATESMCFAKPGAELPTGTHVLFLHHTECTHSPWKAI